A stretch of Pseudomonas sp. LRP2-20 DNA encodes these proteins:
- the mvaT gene encoding histone-like nucleoid-structuring protein MvaT — MSLINEYRATEEAIKELQARLANLSQDDKLKKELEFEGKLRTLMGEYSKSLRDVIALLDPESKLSKAPRGAAKPVATKRARKVKQYKNPHNGEVIETKGGNHKTLKEWKAKWGSDEVERWATLLD; from the coding sequence ATGTCCCTGATCAACGAATACCGCGCTACCGAAGAAGCCATCAAGGAACTTCAGGCCCGCCTGGCCAACCTGTCTCAGGATGACAAGCTGAAGAAAGAACTGGAGTTCGAAGGCAAACTGCGCACCCTGATGGGCGAATACTCCAAGTCGCTGCGCGACGTCATCGCCCTGCTCGACCCGGAATCGAAACTGAGCAAAGCCCCACGCGGTGCTGCCAAACCTGTCGCCACCAAACGTGCGCGCAAGGTCAAGCAATACAAGAACCCGCACAACGGTGAAGTGATCGAAACCAAAGGCGGCAACCACAAGACCCTGAAAGAATGGAAAGCCAAATGGGGTAGTGATGAGGTTGAACGCTGGGCGACCCTGCTGGACTGA
- a CDS encoding inorganic phosphate transporter: protein MIDLFSGLDAWVLVSLLLALTFVLAFEFINGFHDTANAVATVIYTKAMPPHLAVFFSGVFNFFGVLLGGVGVAYAIVHLLPVELLINVNTGHGLAMVFSLLAAAITWNLGTWYFGIPASSSHTLIGSILGVGLANALINDIPLGDGVNWQKAIDIAMSLVVSPIAGFAVAALVLIGLKWWRPLSKMHKTPEQRRKLDDKKHPPFWNRLVLVISAMGVSFVHGSNDGQKGIGLIMLVLIGIVPAKFVLDLNSTTYQIERTRDATLHMSQFYQRNAATLGEFLALGKAQSTDLPEQFSCNPQQTEPTIAALQSSLQGVTDYHALDAEKRVEVRRYLLCLDDTAKKVGKLPGLDAREKADLEKLRKDLTATTEYAPFWVIVAVALALGLGTMVGWKRVVLTVGEKIGKQGMTYAQGMSAQITAACAIGMANVFALPVSTTHVLSSGVAGTMVANKSGLQGGTVKTILLAWVLTLPASMGLAAGLFWLASKALA, encoded by the coding sequence ATGATCGATTTATTCAGCGGACTGGATGCCTGGGTATTGGTGAGCCTGCTGCTCGCCCTGACCTTCGTGCTTGCATTCGAGTTCATCAATGGCTTTCATGACACCGCCAACGCGGTAGCCACCGTCATCTATACCAAAGCCATGCCACCACACCTGGCCGTGTTCTTCTCCGGGGTGTTCAACTTCTTCGGCGTTCTGCTCGGCGGTGTCGGGGTGGCCTACGCCATCGTCCACCTGCTGCCGGTCGAACTGCTGATCAATGTGAATACCGGGCATGGCCTGGCCATGGTCTTCTCGTTGCTGGCTGCCGCCATCACCTGGAACCTGGGTACCTGGTACTTCGGCATCCCCGCTTCCAGCTCGCACACCCTGATCGGCTCGATCCTCGGCGTGGGCCTGGCCAACGCACTGATCAACGACATCCCGCTGGGCGATGGCGTCAACTGGCAGAAGGCGATCGACATCGCCATGTCGCTGGTGGTCTCGCCGATTGCCGGCTTCGCAGTCGCCGCACTGGTGCTGATCGGCCTGAAATGGTGGCGCCCACTGTCGAAGATGCATAAAACCCCGGAGCAGCGCCGCAAACTCGACGACAAGAAGCACCCGCCATTCTGGAACCGCCTGGTCCTGGTGATTTCGGCCATGGGCGTGAGCTTCGTGCACGGCTCCAACGATGGCCAGAAAGGCATCGGCCTGATCATGCTGGTACTGATCGGTATCGTACCGGCCAAGTTCGTCCTCGACCTGAACAGCACCACCTACCAGATCGAGCGCACCCGCGACGCCACCCTGCACATGAGCCAGTTCTACCAGCGCAACGCCGCCACCCTGGGCGAGTTCCTGGCACTGGGCAAGGCCCAGTCGACCGACCTGCCGGAGCAGTTCAGCTGCAACCCGCAGCAGACCGAACCGACCATCGCTGCACTGCAGTCCTCGCTGCAAGGCGTGACCGACTATCACGCGCTGGATGCCGAAAAGCGTGTTGAAGTGCGCCGCTACCTGCTGTGCCTGGACGACACCGCGAAGAAGGTAGGCAAGCTGCCTGGCCTGGACGCCCGTGAAAAGGCCGACCTGGAGAAGCTGCGCAAGGACCTGACCGCCACCACCGAATACGCCCCGTTCTGGGTGATCGTGGCCGTCGCCCTGGCCTTGGGCCTGGGCACCATGGTTGGTTGGAAGCGTGTGGTGCTGACCGTCGGTGAGAAGATCGGCAAGCAGGGCATGACCTATGCCCAGGGCATGTCGGCGCAGATCACCGCGGCCTGCGCCATCGGCATGGCCAACGTGTTCGCCCTGCCGGTGTCGACCACCCATGTGCTGTCGTCCGGCGTTGCCGGCACCATGGTCGCCAACAAGAGCGGCCTGCAAGGCGGCACCGTGAAGACCATCCTGCTGGCCTGGGTGTTGACCCTGCCGGCCTCGATGGGCCTGGCGGCCGGGCTGTTCTGGCTGGCCTCCAAGGCCCTGGCCTGA
- a CDS encoding tetratricopeptide repeat protein, producing MRALIVIALAASTVGCTRWSMDHHLNNAYRAYDRGDCSKVMLELSQVDRTSRARPFIHPEVSLLRGQCLERDMLYVDAAQTYEYLIQQYPGNEYAYRAKARLETLEKLGHYRAAEAAVANPVNTPTWR from the coding sequence ATGCGCGCCCTGATCGTAATCGCCCTGGCGGCCAGCACTGTCGGCTGCACCCGCTGGTCCATGGACCACCACCTGAACAACGCCTACCGCGCCTATGACCGTGGCGATTGTTCGAAGGTCATGCTGGAGTTGTCGCAAGTCGACCGCACCAGCCGTGCGCGGCCGTTCATCCACCCGGAAGTGTCGCTGCTGCGTGGCCAGTGCCTGGAGCGCGACATGCTTTATGTGGATGCCGCGCAGACCTACGAATACCTGATCCAGCAGTACCCGGGCAATGAGTATGCCTATCGGGCCAAGGCGCGCCTGGAGACCCTGGAGAAGCTCGGCCACTACCGTGCTGCAGAGGCGGCGGTGGCCAACCCGGTCAATACCCCCACTTGGCGTTAA
- a CDS encoding glycosyltransferase family 4 protein, producing MLIVHIADITMFYAPASGGVRTYLDAKHHRLDALPGVRHSLLIPGASASHADGIYQVPAPPLPFGKGYRFPVRLAPWCNVLRRLKPDLIEVGDPYLTAWAALEARRKLDVPVIGFYHSDLPLLVSNRMGNWFTPNVEAYVSKLYGNFDRVLAPSLVMADKLRRLGVRDVHVQRLGVDLETFHPDHRDPHLRAQLGIADTSRLLIYAGRGSREKNLPVLLECMQHLGRPYHLLLVGSNMPANVPENVSVIDQFRPPQEVARLMASADLLVHAGDQETFGLVILEAMASATPVVAVRAGAFGEIVNEHCGRLCRANDGQAMALAVREAFEAGVHRLGAQARQHVEQHYSWDKVVAGLLQHYQAVLGHQPQVRAHG from the coding sequence ATGCTGATCGTGCACATCGCCGACATCACCATGTTCTACGCCCCGGCCAGCGGCGGCGTGCGGACGTACCTCGATGCCAAACACCACCGCCTCGACGCCTTACCGGGCGTGCGCCACAGCCTCCTGATCCCCGGCGCCAGCGCCAGCCATGCCGATGGTATCTACCAGGTCCCCGCTCCGCCGCTGCCATTCGGCAAGGGCTACCGTTTCCCGGTGCGCCTGGCCCCTTGGTGCAACGTGCTGCGCCGCCTGAAGCCCGACCTGATCGAAGTCGGCGACCCCTACCTCACCGCCTGGGCCGCACTGGAAGCACGGCGCAAGCTCGACGTGCCGGTAATCGGCTTCTACCACTCCGACCTGCCGCTGCTGGTGAGCAACCGCATGGGCAACTGGTTCACGCCCAATGTCGAAGCCTATGTCAGCAAGCTGTATGGCAATTTCGACCGGGTGCTGGCGCCGAGCCTGGTGATGGCCGACAAGCTGCGCCGCCTGGGGGTGCGCGACGTGCACGTGCAGCGCCTGGGTGTCGACCTGGAAACCTTCCACCCCGACCATCGCGACCCACACCTGCGGGCCCAGCTGGGCATCGCCGATACCAGCCGCCTGCTCATCTACGCCGGGCGCGGCTCACGGGAAAAGAACCTGCCGGTGCTGCTCGAATGCATGCAACACCTGGGGCGCCCCTATCACCTGTTGCTGGTCGGTTCGAACATGCCGGCCAACGTGCCCGAGAACGTCAGCGTCATCGACCAGTTCCGCCCGCCGCAGGAAGTCGCGCGCCTGATGGCCAGTGCCGACTTGCTGGTGCATGCCGGCGACCAGGAAACCTTCGGCCTGGTCATCCTCGAAGCCATGGCCAGTGCCACGCCGGTCGTCGCGGTTCGCGCCGGGGCCTTTGGCGAGATCGTCAACGAGCACTGCGGCCGCCTGTGCCGGGCCAACGATGGCCAGGCCATGGCCCTGGCCGTGCGCGAAGCATTCGAGGCCGGTGTGCACAGGCTCGGCGCCCAGGCCCGTCAGCATGTGGAACAACATTACTCGTGGGACAAGGTGGTGGCCGGCTTGCTGCAACACTACCAGGCAGTGCTCGGCCATCAGCCTCAGGTGCGCGCCCATGGCTGA
- a CDS encoding lysylphosphatidylglycerol synthase transmembrane domain-containing protein, whose translation MNRLGWLALALAAALMVPALLGGNQLLPRLAAFDNRLLLVLLGMILLCWVINAIRLRLLLGRQAAQLGRVRSLGVVMATEFAICTTPGGSGGPITLMALLARDRIGPARSGAVFAMDQLNDLLFFFCAMLAIAGYALFHSLGRSQQSMLLGSALLLCAALAMIVVLLRYRRAVMRFNGRMLQRLGMPGRRRRRWARKALHFIDALAQTWQLPKRTLALVFSLTCLHWSLRYSVLYLVLQGLGAELSWIPSFLVQMLSLSAGQFSLLPGGAGAAELTSASLLTPLVGSSTAAAAILIWRAITYYFYLLAGGPVFVCLLARPLLERWRRQTG comes from the coding sequence ATGAACCGCCTCGGCTGGCTGGCCCTGGCACTGGCTGCTGCCTTGATGGTACCGGCGCTGCTCGGTGGCAACCAGCTGCTGCCCAGGCTGGCGGCCTTCGACAACAGGCTGTTGCTGGTGCTGCTCGGCATGATCCTGCTGTGCTGGGTGATCAATGCCATCCGCCTGCGCCTGCTGCTCGGCCGGCAAGCGGCGCAGCTTGGCCGTGTGCGCAGCCTCGGCGTGGTGATGGCCACCGAGTTCGCCATCTGCACCACCCCTGGCGGCAGCGGTGGGCCGATCACCCTCATGGCCCTGCTCGCCCGTGACCGCATCGGCCCGGCACGCAGCGGTGCGGTGTTTGCCATGGATCAGTTGAACGATTTGCTGTTCTTTTTCTGCGCCATGCTGGCGATCGCCGGCTATGCCCTGTTCCACAGTCTTGGTCGCAGCCAGCAAAGCATGCTGCTGGGCAGCGCACTGCTGCTGTGCGCGGCCTTGGCCATGATCGTGGTGCTGTTGCGTTACCGCCGGGCGGTGATGCGCTTCAACGGCCGCATGCTGCAACGCCTGGGCATGCCCGGCCGGCGCAGACGCCGCTGGGCCCGCAAGGCGCTGCATTTCATCGACGCCCTGGCACAGACTTGGCAGTTGCCCAAACGCACCCTGGCGCTGGTGTTCAGCCTTACCTGCCTGCACTGGAGCCTGCGCTACAGCGTGCTGTACCTGGTGCTGCAAGGCCTGGGGGCGGAGCTGTCGTGGATCCCGAGTTTCCTGGTGCAGATGCTGTCGCTCAGCGCCGGGCAATTCAGCCTGCTACCGGGGGGTGCCGGTGCTGCCGAGCTGACCTCGGCCAGCCTGCTGACGCCACTGGTGGGCAGTTCCACAGCCGCGGCGGCGATCCTGATCTGGCGGGCGATCACTTACTACTTTTATCTGCTGGCGGGCGGGCCGGTGTTTGTCTGCCTGCTGGCGCGTCCGTTGCTGGAGCGCTGGCGGCGTCAGACGGGTTGA
- a CDS encoding DUF853 domain-containing protein, with protein sequence MSETSTIVVGADPSGQPVQQAMRLANRHGLVAGATGTGKTVTLQHLAEVFSDAGVAVFAADVKGDLCGLGVAGAPQGKVAERIAGMPWLGHTPKAYPVTLWDVAGQSGHPLRTTLSEMGPLLLGNLLELTDSQQAALYAAFKVADREGLLLLDLKDLKALLAHLKDNPQLLGEDSALMTTGSTQALLRRLATLEQQGAEALFGEPALQLEDLLRPGADGRGRIHLLDASRLVHEAPKVYATFLLWLLAELFEQLPERGDADKPVLALFFDEAHLLFNGTPKALQDRLEQVVRLIRSKGVGVYFVTQSPGDLPDSVLAQLGLRIQHGLRAFTAKEQKSLRAVADGFRPNPAFDSLAVLTELGIGEALVGTLEDKGTPAMVQRVLIAPPQSRIGPLSAAERSALIAASPLLGRYDKAIDRESAYEMLTQRKGEPTEPAPVPKADEESFADKAGDFLQSAAGQAIKSAVRQAANQLGRQLVRGLMGSLLGGKKK encoded by the coding sequence ATGTCGGAAACTTCGACCATAGTTGTAGGCGCTGACCCCAGTGGTCAGCCAGTGCAGCAAGCCATGCGCCTGGCCAATCGCCACGGCCTGGTCGCCGGGGCTACCGGTACCGGCAAGACCGTGACCCTGCAGCACCTGGCGGAAGTGTTCAGCGACGCCGGTGTGGCGGTGTTCGCGGCAGACGTCAAAGGCGACCTGTGTGGCCTGGGTGTGGCAGGTGCGCCACAAGGCAAGGTGGCTGAGCGAATCGCTGGCATGCCTTGGCTGGGACATACGCCCAAAGCCTATCCGGTGACGCTCTGGGATGTGGCCGGGCAGTCCGGCCACCCGTTGCGTACCACCCTCAGCGAAATGGGCCCCTTGCTGCTCGGCAACCTGCTGGAATTGACCGACAGCCAGCAGGCCGCGCTGTATGCGGCGTTCAAGGTGGCGGATCGCGAAGGCTTGCTGCTGCTCGACCTGAAAGACCTCAAAGCCCTGTTGGCGCACCTGAAGGACAACCCGCAACTGCTGGGCGAAGACAGCGCGCTGATGACCACCGGCTCGACCCAGGCCTTGCTGCGTCGGCTGGCAACCCTGGAGCAGCAGGGTGCCGAGGCGCTGTTTGGCGAGCCGGCGCTGCAACTGGAAGACCTGTTGCGGCCGGGTGCCGATGGCCGTGGGCGTATCCACCTGCTTGACGCCAGCCGGCTGGTGCATGAGGCGCCGAAGGTGTATGCGACTTTCCTGCTGTGGCTGCTGGCTGAACTGTTCGAGCAGTTGCCGGAGCGCGGTGATGCCGACAAACCGGTACTGGCGCTGTTCTTCGACGAGGCCCATCTGTTGTTCAACGGCACGCCGAAAGCGCTGCAGGACCGCCTGGAGCAGGTGGTACGGCTGATCCGCTCCAAGGGCGTTGGCGTGTATTTCGTCACCCAGTCGCCGGGCGATCTGCCTGATAGCGTGCTGGCCCAGTTGGGCTTGCGTATCCAGCACGGCCTGCGCGCCTTCACCGCCAAGGAGCAGAAGTCGCTCAGGGCTGTGGCAGATGGCTTCCGCCCAAACCCGGCGTTCGATAGCCTGGCGGTGCTGACCGAGCTGGGGATTGGCGAGGCGTTGGTCGGCACTCTGGAAGACAAGGGCACGCCGGCGATGGTTCAGCGGGTGCTGATTGCGCCACCGCAATCGCGGATCGGCCCATTGAGTGCTGCCGAACGCAGCGCGTTGATTGCGGCTTCACCCCTGCTGGGGCGGTATGACAAGGCGATTGACCGGGAGTCGGCGTATGAAATGCTGACCCAGCGTAAAGGTGAGCCGACGGAACCGGCGCCAGTGCCGAAGGCGGACGAAGAGAGTTTCGCTGACAAGGCAGGGGATTTTTTGCAGAGTGCGGCGGGGCAGGCGATCAAGTCGGCGGTGCGCCAGGCGGCCAATCAGTTGGGGCGGCAGTTGGTGCGGGGGTTGATGGGGTCGTTGCTAGGCGGCAAGAAAAAGTGA
- the sbcB gene encoding exodeoxyribonuclease I yields MTSSIFWHDYETTGINPRCDRPLQVAGVRTDLDLNEIEDPISLYCRPSDDILPHPAACLVTGITPEQLANQGLCEAEFMTRVHEQLARPGTCGAGYNTLRFDDEVTRYSLYRNFFDPYAREWQGGNSRWDLIDVVRTAYALRPEGIVWPQQDGRTSLRLELLSQANGIDHGHAHEALSDVRATIALARLIRQKQPKLYEWLFQLRSKHKVMEQIRLLQPLVHISGRFSAARNYLGVVLPLAWHPRNRNALIVCDLHQETLPLIRESAEVLRERLYTRHEELSEGQLPVPLKLVQINRCPVVAPLSVLRPADQQRLGIDLALMQSRAEQLANQQSAWQDKLELIYGKEDFTAVEDPEQQLYDGFIGDRDRRLCEQVRTLDPAQLGHGHWMFDDPRLPELLFRYRARNFPETLNSEERQRWYGFCQQRLSDPHWGAPNTLGDFEQARLGALATADEAGRRLLDAWQAHARNLREQFAISL; encoded by the coding sequence GTGACTTCCAGCATCTTCTGGCACGACTACGAAACCACTGGCATCAACCCGCGCTGTGATCGGCCGCTGCAGGTTGCCGGTGTACGCACCGATCTCGACCTCAATGAGATCGAAGACCCGATCAGCCTCTACTGCCGCCCTTCGGACGATATTCTGCCGCACCCGGCCGCCTGCCTGGTCACCGGTATCACCCCCGAGCAACTAGCCAACCAAGGCCTGTGCGAAGCCGAGTTCATGACCCGGGTCCATGAGCAGTTGGCGCGCCCCGGCACCTGCGGTGCTGGCTACAACACCCTGCGCTTCGACGACGAAGTGACCCGCTACAGCCTGTACCGCAATTTCTTCGACCCTTATGCCCGCGAGTGGCAGGGCGGCAATAGCCGCTGGGACCTGATCGACGTGGTGCGTACCGCCTACGCCTTGCGCCCGGAAGGCATCGTCTGGCCGCAACAGGATGGGCGCACCAGCCTGCGTCTGGAATTGCTCAGCCAGGCCAATGGCATCGACCATGGGCATGCTCATGAAGCGCTTTCTGACGTACGGGCCACCATTGCCCTGGCTCGCTTGATAAGGCAGAAACAACCCAAGTTGTACGAGTGGCTGTTCCAGTTGCGCAGCAAGCACAAAGTGATGGAGCAGATCCGTCTATTGCAGCCACTGGTGCATATATCCGGGCGCTTTTCTGCGGCGCGTAATTATCTGGGCGTGGTGCTGCCGTTGGCCTGGCACCCGCGTAATCGCAATGCACTGATTGTGTGCGACCTGCATCAGGAAACCCTACCGTTAATAAGGGAAAGTGCCGAGGTGCTGCGCGAGCGGTTGTACACGCGACATGAGGAACTTTCTGAAGGACAATTACCGGTCCCGCTCAAGTTGGTGCAGATCAATCGCTGCCCGGTAGTCGCTCCGCTTTCGGTATTGCGCCCGGCCGATCAGCAACGACTGGGTATCGACTTGGCATTGATGCAATCACGTGCTGAACAACTGGCTAATCAACAGTCTGCATGGCAAGACAAGCTCGAGCTTATCTACGGCAAAGAGGATTTTACGGCGGTTGAAGACCCCGAGCAGCAGTTGTATGACGGTTTCATCGGTGACCGCGACCGACGCTTGTGCGAGCAAGTTCGCACGCTGGACCCTGCACAATTAGGCCACGGCCATTGGATGTTCGATGATCCGCGCCTGCCTGAGTTGTTGTTCCGTTACCGCGCGCGGAACTTCCCCGAGACCTTGAACAGCGAAGAGCGCCAGCGCTGGTATGGTTTCTGCCAGCAACGCCTGAGTGACCCGCACTGGGGCGCACCGAACACCTTGGGTGATTTCGAGCAAGCCAGGCTGGGCGCCTTGGCCACCGCTGACGAGGCCGGGCGGCGGTTGCTGGACGCCTGGCAGGCGCATGCCCGCAACTTGCGTGAGCAGTTTGCTATCAGCCTTTGA
- the purU gene encoding formyltetrahydrofolate deformylase has protein sequence MRTYRLVIACPDRVGIVAKVSNFLALYNGWINEASHHSDEQSGWFFMRHEIRAESLPFGIEAFREAFAPIAEEFSMTWRITDSAQKKRVVLMASRESHCLADLLHRWHTDELDCEIPCVISNHNDLRSMVEWHGIPFFHVPVDPKDKAPAFAEVSRLVQEHSADVVVLARYMQILPPQLCQDYAEKVINIHHSFLPSFVGAKPYHQAALRGVKLIGATCHYVTEELDAGPIIEQDVVRVSHADSIEDMVRFGRDVEKMVLARGLRYHLEDRVLVHGNKTVVFD, from the coding sequence ATGCGCACCTATCGTCTGGTGATCGCCTGCCCCGACCGTGTTGGCATCGTGGCGAAAGTCAGTAATTTCCTGGCCTTGTACAATGGCTGGATCAACGAAGCCAGCCACCACTCCGATGAGCAGAGCGGCTGGTTCTTCATGCGCCATGAAATCCGTGCTGAATCGCTGCCATTCGGTATCGAGGCGTTCCGCGAAGCCTTTGCGCCGATCGCCGAAGAGTTCTCCATGACCTGGCGTATCACCGACTCGGCGCAGAAGAAGCGCGTGGTGCTGATGGCCAGCCGCGAATCGCACTGCCTGGCCGACCTGCTGCACCGCTGGCACACCGATGAACTGGATTGCGAGATCCCTTGTGTGATTTCCAACCACAACGACCTGCGCAGCATGGTCGAGTGGCACGGCATTCCGTTCTTCCACGTACCGGTAGACCCCAAGGACAAGGCCCCGGCTTTTGCCGAAGTGTCGCGTCTGGTGCAGGAGCACTCGGCTGACGTGGTGGTACTGGCGCGTTACATGCAAATCCTGCCGCCGCAGTTGTGCCAGGACTATGCCGAGAAGGTCATCAATATCCACCACAGCTTCCTGCCGTCGTTCGTCGGTGCCAAGCCTTACCACCAGGCGGCCCTGCGTGGCGTGAAGCTGATCGGTGCGACCTGCCACTACGTGACCGAAGAGCTGGACGCCGGCCCGATCATCGAGCAGGACGTGGTGCGTGTGAGCCACGCCGACAGCATCGAAGACATGGTCCGCTTCGGCCGTGACGTCGAGAAGATGGTGCTCGCCCGCGGCCTGCGCTATCACCTTGAAGATCGCGTTCTGGTGCACGGCAACAAGACCGTGGTATTCGACTGA
- a CDS encoding DUF2334 domain-containing protein: MAELDCAPRSLMLVLHDIAPETWPDYQPFVQAVDEMGNVPMTWLVVPDFHHRNPLTRSPTFCRLLERRLARGDELALHGFYHADDGPTPRSLGEYFMRRIYTHEGEFYALDQAQALQRLEQGLALFAEQGWPVAGFVAPAWLMSQGTRQALSQLPLRYTSTPQHLYRLPDFTAFEAPGLVWSARSAWRRGLSKVVCDWQCRRWRTATTLRLGLHPVDMRHHSARNYWLRTLDNLLLQGREPLTKSAWLERQVIA; this comes from the coding sequence ATGGCTGAACTCGACTGTGCACCGCGCAGCCTGATGCTGGTGCTGCACGATATCGCACCGGAAACCTGGCCGGACTATCAGCCGTTCGTGCAGGCCGTGGACGAGATGGGCAATGTGCCGATGACCTGGCTGGTGGTGCCAGACTTTCATCACCGCAACCCACTGACCCGCTCACCGACCTTCTGCCGCCTGCTCGAACGGCGCCTGGCGCGGGGTGACGAACTGGCGCTGCACGGCTTCTATCACGCCGACGACGGCCCCACGCCGCGCAGCCTCGGTGAATACTTCATGCGGCGCATCTACACCCACGAAGGCGAATTCTATGCCCTTGATCAGGCGCAAGCCCTGCAGCGTCTGGAACAAGGCCTGGCGCTGTTCGCCGAGCAAGGCTGGCCAGTGGCCGGTTTTGTCGCACCAGCCTGGCTGATGAGCCAGGGCACCCGGCAGGCCCTTAGCCAGCTGCCGCTGCGGTACACCAGCACGCCCCAGCACCTTTATCGCTTGCCGGACTTCACCGCGTTCGAGGCGCCAGGGCTGGTATGGAGCGCACGCAGCGCCTGGCGCCGGGGGCTGTCAAAAGTGGTCTGCGATTGGCAGTGTCGGCGCTGGCGCACGGCCACAACCCTGCGCCTGGGCTTGCACCCGGTGGACATGCGCCACCACTCAGCGCGCAACTACTGGCTGCGCACCCTCGACAACCTGCTGCTGCAAGGCCGTGAGCCGCTGACCAAGTCGGCCTGGCTGGAGCGGCAGGTGATCGCATGA
- a CDS encoding PilZ domain-containing protein, with protein sequence MFNQRHIERHQLPCVLKVYNRFTDQPIGQLGNASEDGIMLISSLPVLVGPDFELQLRLPLAGGGFQFINLTASCLWCREDQTPGHYDSGFMLLQAPREYDEFVRSLRDYFSFRPANASA encoded by the coding sequence ATGTTCAACCAGCGCCATATCGAACGCCATCAGTTGCCTTGTGTGCTCAAGGTCTACAACCGCTTTACCGATCAGCCGATCGGTCAGCTGGGCAATGCCTCCGAAGATGGGATCATGCTGATCAGCTCGTTGCCTGTGCTGGTTGGTCCGGACTTCGAGCTGCAATTGCGCTTGCCACTGGCCGGTGGCGGGTTTCAGTTCATCAACCTGACCGCCAGTTGCCTGTGGTGCCGCGAAGACCAGACCCCGGGCCACTACGATTCCGGCTTCATGCTGCTGCAGGCGCCGCGCGAATACGATGAATTCGTCCGCTCGCTGCGCGACTATTTCAGTTTCCGCCCTGCCAACGCTTCCGCCTGA